Within Massilia litorea, the genomic segment TCGGCCTCGCCCCAGGCCTGGTTGACGTCCACGCGGACGCTGGCGCGCTCGCCCAGGGTGCGCTTGATGGCGGCCACGTGGGCGACGTCGCTGCGCACGGAACGCTTGCCGATCTTCAGCTTGAACACGTTGTGGCGGCGCAGGTCCAGCATCCGTTCGGCTTCCTCGACGTCGCGCGCCGTGTCGCCGCTGGCCAGCGTCCAGGCGACGGGCAGGCTGTCGCGCACCCGGCCGCCGAACAGCGCGGACAGCGGTACGCCGAGACGGCGCGCCTGCGCGTCGAACAGCGCGGTTTCGATCGCGCACAGGGCGAAGCGGTTGCCCTGCAGGCGGCTGCGCAGGGCCAGCATGCGCGCGCCCGGGCTGGCGGCGTCGGCGCCGACCAGGATCGGGACCATGTAGGTCTCGATATTGGCGCGCATGCTTTCCGGGCTTTCTTCGCCGTAGGCCAGGCCGCCGATGGTGCTGGCTTCGCCCCAGCCCGTGATGCCGTCGCTGCAGCGTATGCGCACCAGCACGATGTTCTGGGTCCGCATGGTGGCCATGGACAGCTGGTGCGGGCGGATGGTCGGAACGTCGAGCAGCAGTACCTCGACGCTGTCGATGCGGTGTTCGTTGGTGCTCATGCAATCCTCATCATGCGGTTCTCAAAGTGAACGGAACAGCGGGCTGCGCACGGCCTGGCCGGCGTCCGCTGCGGACAGGAACTTCTCCGTGAAGATGTCCTTTTCGAACAGCCGGCCCTGCATCAGTGCCGCGATGCTCGCCTCGATCATCGGCGGCGGCCCGCACAGGTAGGCGCGCCAGCCGCGGAAGTCCTGGCCGAAGTGGCGCACGGCCAGTTCGTGCACGTAGCCGCGTTCGCCGGCCCACGCCGAATCCTGCGGCTCGCCCGACAGCACCGGCAGGTACTCGAAGTTCGGATGGCGCGCGGCCAGTTGCTCGAACTCGGCCCGGTAGTACAGCTCGTCCAGGGTGCGCGCGCCCTGGATCAGGCGGATCGGGCGGGTGTCGCCGGACTCGAGCAGGTCGAGCACCATCGAGCGCGGGCTGGACAGCCCCGAGCCGCCGGCGATGAACAGCAGCGGCCGAGGGTCGCTCTTGCGCACGAAGAAGCGGCCCAGCGGTCCCGACAGCATCACCTGCTCGCCGACCTTCAGCCCGTCGTGGACGTAGGACGTGACTTTCCCGCCCGGCACCAGCCGGATGTTCAGCTCGACCTCGCGCGACGATGGCGCGGAAGCGATGGAAAACGCGCGCGGCGCCGCTTCCCCCGCCAGCCACAGGTTCACGTACTGGCCCGGCTGGAAGCGCAGCGCGGCGTCACCGTGCTCGTGCTCGATCTCGAGGAACACGCCCTTGATGGTCGGCGTGAGGGTCTCGATGCGCGCCACGCGGGCCTGGTAGTCCATCAGCGGCAGGCATTGCGCGTCCGGATCGGGATCGATGTCGGCTTCGATGGTGATGTCCGTCTGCACGGTCGCGGTGCAGGCCAGGCATTTGCCCTCGTCGCGCTCGAAGTCCATCAGGGCGAAGGGCGAGGCCTCGCCGTGCTCCAGTTCACCGCCGCTGGCCTGCACCTTGCAGGTGCCGCACAGGCCGTGGCCGCAGGCGTGCGGCAGCCAGATGCCGGCGCGCAGGCAGGCGTCCAGGATGGTCTGGCCTTCGGCCACCTCCACGGTCTGGCCCAGCGGTTCGATCGTCAATTGGTAGCTCATGGTGTCCT encodes:
- a CDS encoding muconate/chloromuconate family cycloisomerase, whose translation is MSTNEHRIDSVEVLLLDVPTIRPHQLSMATMRTQNIVLVRIRCSDGITGWGEASTIGGLAYGEESPESMRANIETYMVPILVGADAASPGARMLALRSRLQGNRFALCAIETALFDAQARRLGVPLSALFGGRVRDSLPVAWTLASGDTARDVEEAERMLDLRRHNVFKLKIGKRSVRSDVAHVAAIKRTLGERASVRVDVNQAWGEADAVLGMRLLHDAGADLLEQPIAAANIEGMRRLRDMNLVPVMADEALHGPVDAFRLAERRAADVFAVKITQSGGLTGAQEVAAIARAADVALYGGTMLEGAVGTIASAQLFATFPALAWGTELFGPLLLTEEILTTPLEYRDFALRLPTGPGLGIELDDDKLAFLRRKDR
- a CDS encoding NADH:ubiquinone reductase (Na(+)-transporting) subunit F is translated as MSYQLTIEPLGQTVEVAEGQTILDACLRAGIWLPHACGHGLCGTCKVQASGGELEHGEASPFALMDFERDEGKCLACTATVQTDITIEADIDPDPDAQCLPLMDYQARVARIETLTPTIKGVFLEIEHEHGDAALRFQPGQYVNLWLAGEAAPRAFSIASAPSSREVELNIRLVPGGKVTSYVHDGLKVGEQVMLSGPLGRFFVRKSDPRPLLFIAGGSGLSSPRSMVLDLLESGDTRPIRLIQGARTLDELYYRAEFEQLAARHPNFEYLPVLSGEPQDSAWAGERGYVHELAVRHFGQDFRGWRAYLCGPPPMIEASIAALMQGRLFEKDIFTEKFLSAADAGQAVRSPLFRSL